The Episyrphus balteatus chromosome 3, idEpiBalt1.1, whole genome shotgun sequence genome segment TTCGTGTCTCTAtatcaatattccataaaaacatttttctatagccacttaaaaaaaagtacttacatAAGCACtgtcgttaaaaaaaatcattttttctttgggctgaaaacttTGAACACTAGACCACTGCTGTTAATCATCTGGAgtgataattaattttaaaactataagaaaatgctAAGCAAGTTATCTTCTTTTAGTaggatattaattttataaggctttaaggcttatttttaaaaaatcattagcTAGAAAATTATGCGagctaaaaatttttggtttgcgcaaaaaaaaaatcatttaagtagTGTGAAATTTCTGAGGTTAAAATTATCTGTTTCAAAATACTTTGATGGAGAAAtctaaaaaagtggttttcattactagtagagtaactaaagcaaattattagggaacccggccgaacagctctgattttgacgattttttttttcaaacgtaggtaatgaaaaatactttaaagtctatagattaaaaattgccggtgttgccgttttgttttttaaaattaaaattaatttttttttaacaaaaccatttttttttgcttaaatttcataaaacaaatgaaagcaaaagattctccaggtaatttaaggaaaatatataaaaggcagtaagggacaatcttccatcgtttaagcgataaatgcaattttctaacattctgacctcaaacacaaaaaaaatattttgaaaacaacggcaacacctacaatattttaaaatacatttttaaaaagccagaagctcattcttatctcttaaatttaaatccactaaatttaataaagactttttgaaaaaatggtcctcaaactcagaattaaaaaaaaaatgttattagaaaaatttaaaatgacttttttccaaactttttctaataaaatatgaatttatttaaaaaaaaatgtttggccataaatattatcagttgaatttcgaagcaaaaaaggtaaaatatatcacacttttgaaaaaaaaaaaatgaaaaattacttcaatttcaatggtttttttttttattaaaactgaatgtttgcattgaaataattaattttctcaaagactgtgttaaataggaactttaaatttttgctatttaactttcaacagtaagggttattaaataaataaaaaataattttatgtttagatgttgaactttaaaaaaaaaataatttacattttttttcaaaacttttattaaaaaaagttcttcgaaaatgaaatactttttaatttttttcataaaccgtaatacatattgacatttccttttataatttaaaatcataataaatgaggccaaaaaaaattgaaaatatatgcattttatattacgaccaagtttaaaaaacgacatgttaaaattttttcaataatttttttttttttcaaaaatctgagttcaattaccattctttcaaaagccgttcattcaattaacttaattttaatttgacatatatgactaagcttctagcttttaaaaaatgtatatttgaatattgtaggtgttgccgttgtgttcaaatattttttttttgtgtttgaagtcaattaataagaaaattgcatctatcgcttgaactattgaagattgtccctcactcccatatattttttttccttgaatttcctagacaatcttttggcatcaattaatttatgaaatttaagaaaaatttttgaaaaaaatttgtttttgttcacaaaaatcttcaattaaatttaaaaaaatcaaaacggcaacaccggcaatttttaatctatagactttaaagtatttttaattaccgacgtttgaaaaaaaagatcatcaaaatctaagctgttcggccgggttccctaatattgccaatttttgagctttagttactccactataccCCCTCCTTCGATCTTTGAATCCATTTGTAGGTACGTTCTCTTCCTAAACTgttggacggattttcttcaaatttggaacAGAATTATGGAacaatgaaagcttttttttgtaatgtctCACTTGAAACGTATcacattttcaataaattgcaattttatcAATACCTAATGCCTCAAACGATCTTTAATAAGAAAAACCGTAGTGTTCATTTTTAGACAaggtctgaattttttttttcaaaaatcattattttcaaaaattgttgtttttggtaatgtttgattttcttaaaaagagtTACtaaatttcaacgaatttttgtGTCTTCaatactttatttttgattcaaaatttgaatcaaaaaaattttgatttttttctttaaaaaatcatttatttcaagaacggaaaattgttttttgtatttaattattttctggAAATTTGTTATTAAGATTCTAGAATTCTACAAATATTTGTAATATAAAACAATAGAATTCGCATTCAATAAACGTTTATACTCCTACGAAATTTCACATAGAAATCTTACAAACTCACTTTCATCAAAAAACTCCATAACAGTTGAACAGATTGTCTTTACTTTTTCCATTGCTCGTCCAAGAGGTATCACAAGATCACTATTATCCTCTAAAGGGCTGTTTTCACTTTTAACTCTCACGGGTCGTTGTTGTTGCCAATTATTATCCTTAAATTTGACAGTTCtcattaaaaatgtttctaGATTTCCAATGAAATTTTGcactttttcatttgaattcacATCAAAAAATTCACTAAAATTCTTTGAACTATCGATTCCTTTAAATCTATTTGTTTCCGATCTAGCTGGTATAATAATCCAGTCATTCCATTCGTTTgaaaatgtaacactttttgcCACATTTAATATGTGATTCcacataattattttaattattatccCAAAGTTTGTCATGATTGGTAACActttcttataaaaatcacaCAAACACTTCATTcgatttatcaacaaaaaatgatctaaaattTCCAATTGCTTTGATCATTTATAGACAACACTTTTTTAAGGtccaattatttgaaaaaaacaaaaaaataaaaatcttaatttacgcgatagaaaaaaataaacttttctccAGAGTTCTTGGCTAAAAACTGACAGACTCGTTACAATTTTCAAACTCTCACACAAAGTTTATTCATGCGTTCCTCCTTTCAATCTGCCCTTTGGACATTTTTTGTATCCAGCAGCTGTGTGTTtttcaagatgaaaaaaaaaaaaaaaataaataaataaaacaaaaatgacaaTAATTATTACTTGCAGCTATACGGAGGTCTAAATTGCCATAGATACCACAAACAATACCTCCTCATGCCTCATAAGACCATACCATTAAATGATTCCCAATTATAGTTAAATCACTCTATCAAGCgcaatactattttttttagtacgaTCACGGCTTACGAAAATAGCGGGCGGTTCACTTTCAAACTCAAGAATCCGAATCGGATGGATGAAGCTGCTTCACGCACGGCGGCCGCAGGAACATAAAGTACACTGACTGCAATATTACAATTTACCATCTTGGTCGTAGagcaaacttatttttttgtccaAAGGGGTCTTGTCGACAATAGCTCAGCGCGTTAACACTTTATACATTTTCCTTGATTTGACTTCTTTTGCCAAATTATATATCACCCGAGAAAGTTTGAGGGTGA includes the following:
- the LOC129914955 gene encoding uncharacterized protein LOC129914955, with the protein product MWNHILNVAKSVTFSNEWNDWIIIPARSETNRFKGIDSSKNFSEFFDVNSNEKVQNFIGNLETFLMRTVKFKDNNWQQQRPVRVKSENSPLEDNSDLVIPLGRAMEKVKTICSTVMEFFDENLSNDDYNQKQLTGSSRNIKKLKKKYKKLLFPLLVAYKLKFLALIPLLMGGLVLLVGTTGMAGFFFALFTAVMSLRSEHKVEVKKW